Proteins from a single region of Paraglaciecola sp. T6c:
- a CDS encoding acetyl/propionyl/methylcrotonyl-CoA carboxylase subunit alpha: MIKKLLIANRGEICCRIINTAKRMGIQTVALYSDADKNALHVKMADEAIHIGPSPSNQSYLKVDKVLAAAKATGADAIHPGYGFLSENAEFAKACADNNIIFVGPPVEAIDAMGSKSAAKHIMQQANVPLVPGYHGDDQSPALIKKHADDMGYPVLLKAAAGGGGKGMRQVWSEDEFDDALAAAKREAMSSFNDDIMLVEKYLTQPRHVEVQVFCDHHGNGVHIFERDCSVQRRHQKVVEEAPAFKMPPELRVAMGDAALKAAQAINYVGAGTVEFLLDTDGSFYFMEMNTRLQVEHPVSEMISGQDLVEWQLRVAANETLPKTQDELHINGHAFEARIYAEDPDNEFLPATGTLHLLETPQESEHVRIDSGVVQGDEVSVYYDPMIAKLIVWDTDRERALARLSQSLAEYRIDGVITNIPFLRSLIDTQAFKDEEIDTRFIETHHDEIFNKDKQTHEHQILNLAMYLSLNEQAITSPSNQDSQSPWGSVSDWRANERYQSRYCIQMHGEAYETVVERIKSDNHAPHQQGTFIVKLGDQTYQCEGQLAGNRLLATVNGHSESVTINRIDHDYALFHANGMTRFRHIQKDLGVADENDQHGAFVAPMNGTVVTLLVKPKQNVKKGQTLMIMEAMKMEHAIKATQNGQVQEFYYQAGELVDGGAALLDFVADEEPLS; encoded by the coding sequence ATGATTAAAAAACTTCTAATTGCCAACCGTGGCGAAATTTGCTGCCGCATTATCAACACGGCCAAACGTATGGGTATCCAAACCGTTGCGCTTTATTCTGATGCTGATAAGAACGCGTTGCATGTAAAAATGGCCGACGAAGCGATACATATTGGCCCTTCACCATCTAACCAAAGTTATTTAAAAGTGGATAAGGTCCTTGCTGCCGCTAAAGCAACCGGCGCGGATGCTATCCACCCTGGTTATGGGTTTCTATCTGAAAACGCTGAATTTGCCAAAGCCTGTGCAGATAACAATATTATCTTTGTGGGCCCGCCTGTTGAAGCAATTGACGCAATGGGCTCAAAATCTGCGGCTAAACACATTATGCAACAGGCCAATGTGCCCTTAGTGCCAGGGTACCACGGCGACGACCAGTCACCGGCGCTGATAAAAAAACACGCCGATGACATGGGCTATCCCGTATTACTCAAAGCAGCTGCCGGTGGTGGTGGTAAAGGAATGCGCCAAGTTTGGAGCGAGGATGAATTTGATGACGCATTAGCCGCAGCTAAACGTGAAGCGATGTCGAGTTTTAATGACGACATAATGTTAGTTGAAAAGTACTTAACCCAACCGCGTCACGTTGAGGTACAAGTTTTTTGTGATCACCATGGAAATGGTGTGCATATATTTGAGCGCGACTGTTCAGTGCAAAGACGTCATCAAAAAGTCGTTGAAGAAGCCCCCGCGTTTAAGATGCCCCCTGAATTACGTGTAGCTATGGGCGATGCGGCGTTAAAAGCCGCCCAAGCCATTAACTATGTAGGTGCAGGTACTGTCGAGTTTCTGCTCGATACGGATGGCAGCTTCTACTTTATGGAAATGAATACTCGCTTGCAGGTGGAACATCCGGTCAGTGAGATGATTTCAGGGCAAGATTTGGTGGAATGGCAACTGCGGGTCGCCGCCAATGAAACCTTGCCCAAAACACAAGACGAATTACATATTAATGGGCATGCATTTGAGGCACGAATCTACGCCGAGGATCCAGATAATGAGTTCCTGCCTGCCACAGGTACACTTCATCTATTAGAAACACCACAAGAATCAGAACATGTACGCATTGATAGCGGTGTGGTTCAGGGTGATGAGGTATCGGTTTATTATGATCCCATGATCGCTAAGTTGATTGTGTGGGATACAGATCGAGAACGTGCTTTAGCACGTTTAAGTCAGTCTTTGGCTGAATATCGTATTGATGGTGTGATAACAAATATTCCATTCCTGCGCAGCCTTATTGACACCCAAGCGTTTAAAGATGAAGAGATCGATACCCGTTTTATCGAAACTCACCACGATGAGATTTTTAACAAAGATAAGCAAACCCACGAGCATCAAATACTGAATTTGGCCATGTACTTATCATTAAATGAACAAGCTATCACCTCTCCTAGTAATCAAGATAGTCAGTCTCCATGGGGATCCGTAAGTGATTGGCGAGCAAACGAACGTTATCAAAGCCGCTACTGCATCCAGATGCATGGTGAGGCTTATGAAACTGTGGTTGAACGGATAAAAAGTGACAACCACGCCCCCCATCAGCAGGGTACATTTATTGTTAAATTAGGGGATCAAACTTATCAGTGCGAAGGGCAATTAGCAGGCAATCGATTACTGGCAACCGTTAATGGGCATAGTGAGAGCGTCACCATCAATAGAATTGACCATGACTACGCGCTCTTTCACGCCAATGGCATGACGAGATTCAGGCATATCCAGAAAGACTTAGGTGTTGCTGATGAAAACGACCAGCACGGTGCTTTCGTAGCGCCAATGAACGGCACGGTAGTGACCCTTTTAGTTAAGCCAAAGCAAAACGTTAAAAAAGGTCAAACCTTAATGATAATGGAAGCCATGAAAATGGAACATGCCATTAAAGCAACGCAAAATGGTCAAGTGCAGGAATTCTACTATCAGGCTGGCGAATTAGTCGATGGCGGTGCAGCCTTATTAGACTTTGTAGCTGATGAGGAGCCTTTATCATGA
- a CDS encoding hydroxymethylglutaryl-CoA lyase, whose translation MMSALPSKVKIVEVGPRDGLQNEKASIDLVTKVTLIEALAKSGLSMIETGSFVSPKWVPQMADSAQVFAAINRQDTVIYSALTPNLTGFEAALEAGADEVAIFGSASESFSQKNINCSIAESLARFEPVIAAAKAKNIKVRGYVSCVLGCPYEGEIAPANVASVAKTLFEMGCYEISLGDTIGVGTPIATQIMLNAVLDVVPLCAVAVHFHDTYGQALANILVALQLGINVVDSAVAGLGGCPYAKGASGNVATEDVVYMLHGMGIATGIDLSMLAKAGQDVCTKLGINSVSKVANVYANKALTQ comes from the coding sequence ATGATGAGTGCTTTACCAAGTAAAGTAAAAATAGTTGAAGTAGGTCCGCGAGATGGCTTGCAAAATGAGAAAGCGAGTATTGATTTAGTCACTAAAGTAACTTTGATTGAGGCGCTTGCCAAATCAGGTCTAAGCATGATTGAGACAGGCAGCTTTGTATCACCTAAGTGGGTGCCACAAATGGCTGACTCAGCCCAAGTCTTCGCGGCAATAAATCGCCAAGACACCGTAATTTACAGTGCATTAACGCCTAATCTAACAGGATTTGAAGCAGCGCTAGAAGCAGGCGCTGATGAAGTCGCTATTTTTGGTTCTGCTTCTGAATCCTTTTCACAAAAAAATATAAACTGCTCAATTGCTGAGAGTCTAGCGCGTTTTGAACCGGTTATTGCTGCGGCGAAAGCTAAAAATATAAAAGTACGTGGTTATGTGTCGTGCGTTCTGGGATGCCCCTACGAAGGAGAGATAGCGCCTGCCAATGTGGCCAGTGTGGCTAAAACCTTGTTCGAGATGGGCTGCTATGAAATTTCGTTAGGCGACACGATAGGCGTAGGCACTCCTATAGCCACACAAATAATGCTCAATGCCGTATTAGATGTGGTCCCCCTCTGCGCTGTTGCGGTGCATTTTCACGATACCTACGGTCAAGCTTTAGCGAATATTTTGGTGGCGTTACAATTGGGGATCAACGTAGTTGATAGCGCGGTAGCCGGCCTAGGCGGATGCCCCTATGCCAAGGGTGCATCAGGTAATGTAGCCACTGAAGACGTGGTTTACATGTTACATGGAATGGGCATTGCCACAGGTATTGATTTATCAATGTTAGCCAAGGCAGGACAAGACGTGTGTACGAAGTTAGGCATAAACTCTGTATCAAAAGTGGCAAACGTTTACGCCAATAAAGCCCTAACTCAGTAA
- a CDS encoding SRPBCC family protein — translation MLKKMAIGIAAILMFFVVVGWLLPSEFKVVRTIRIEAPADIIFKHVKDLKKWQHWGVWFERDPDMQVAYAGPDSSVGMKSTWQSESQGNGEMEIVAIEENQRFIYTLVFPDMGVGSTGELTLRDKEGETVVIWHDYGDVGANPLLHYVAFFMDRMIGEDLQMGLENLKVIAEAEFQQTR, via the coding sequence ATGTTGAAAAAAATGGCAATTGGGATCGCTGCAATACTGATGTTTTTTGTGGTGGTCGGATGGTTGTTACCATCCGAATTTAAAGTGGTTAGAACCATCAGAATTGAAGCTCCTGCAGATATTATTTTTAAACATGTGAAAGATTTAAAGAAGTGGCAGCATTGGGGAGTCTGGTTTGAACGCGACCCTGATATGCAAGTGGCTTACGCAGGCCCTGATTCCTCAGTTGGTATGAAATCTACTTGGCAAAGTGAAAGCCAAGGTAATGGCGAAATGGAGATTGTGGCCATAGAAGAAAACCAGCGATTCATATATACCCTTGTTTTTCCTGATATGGGAGTTGGCTCAACCGGTGAGCTAACCTTACGAGATAAAGAGGGAGAAACGGTCGTTATTTGGCACGATTATGGCGACGTTGGGGCTAATCCGTTGTTACACTATGTGGCGTTTTTTATGGACCGAATGATCGGTGAAGACCTACAAATGGGCTTAGAGAACCTTAAAGTTATTGCAGAGGCTGAGTTTCAACAAACGCGGTGA